In Sediminispirochaeta bajacaliforniensis DSM 16054, the DNA window TTACGCGCGGTCCTCTCTCGTATCAGAACAGAAGGACTCGACCGAAGCAGCGCAGGCGTTGAGCTGTTTTATGTCGCCGATCGTCTGTATCGCGCCGCTTATCCCATGGAGGAGCAGCAAGCATCTCTTCCCGCCGAACCGGAAAACAGCGATTTCCCACGGCTTTTTTCCGAGGCCCTCTCAGGGGCTTACCCTGTAGTCGGTGAAGCGCATGCCTCTTTCATTTCTCTCATGGTCTCGACGCTTTCCCTGTTGAAGGCCCCGGTATCCTATCAGGATAGTTCCATGCCCGAGGGAGGAGAGCGTGCCGCCGCAACCGCAGAACAGCTTATCAAGTTGAATAGTGAGACGGTTTTACCTCGCTATCTGTTGGGGCGTTTTGAAGAGGCTAATAAGGAGTTCGACAAGGCGGAGTCGTATTATCAAGCTACCCTGGAAAAGGATGCCGGTTGCTATCCGGCATCCGAGGCGCTCGGCCGAATTGCTTTTTCCCGGGGAGAGTATGAGATAAGTGCGGGATATCGAAAGGAGCTTTTGCAACGCTTTCCCGGGCAGCTGATCCTTGAATTGCAAACCCTTGAATCCTATCTTGCCGCGGGCATGGTAGAAGATGCCGATATCCTGCTTGCGGATATGATTCGTCGCTATCCCGATAATGCCGTGGTGGTTTGTAAACGTCCCCTTTTGCTGGAACTCTACGGCAGATACGAACAATCCAGCCGCCTTGCCGATGCCCTGGAACGGAGCTACGGAGAAACCCAGGATCTTCTCCTTGCCAGGGCCCGCCTGCTTCTTCAGAGAAACAGAAACGAGGATGCCGTTAAGCTCCTGGCGGAGGGGAAAGATCGCTATGGAACAGACCCCTTTTTCAATGCCATGTATGAGCTGACCCTTTTAGAAAGCGGAAGTACCGACACCGCCCGTCAGCTGCTTGATGAAAATCGTGGAGGGCAAACCTCTATTGCGGCCCTTGTCGCTCTTCTTAAACAGGCGATGGAGCAGGGACAGTGGCAAGCCTCCGAGGGGTATCTTACCGCATTGTTTCGTGCCGACGGACGAAAGGCCGCATATCTACGTTTCGGCGTACAGATCGCAAGTGCATTGGGAAAGGGTACGGTCGCAATCAGTTATGCTAGGGAACTTTCCGCAAAGGGGGGCGCCCCTGTCGGCGACCGCCTGTTATTGGCCCAATCGTTGCTTTCTTTCGGGACGGCTGGAGACCAGAGAGAGGCGTCTGGCCTTATTGAAACCCTTTTGGCAAGAGAGGGTACTCTTAATTCCGGAGATCGCAGTCGCTTGCTTTATCTAAAGAGCGTGGTGACAGACGATCCATCCCAAAAGCTCGATCTTCTACGTTCCGCTCTTCTCGAGGACCTCCAGAATTTTGACGCCTTGCTTGCCATTGCACGCCTTTATCGGGAAAGGGGAGAGCTGAAAAAGGCTTATCGTTATTTCAGTCAGGCTGCAGCGCTTCGTCCCGAAGATCTGACGGTTGCCGGGGAACTGGAAGAGGTCGAGACCAAGCTCGGGGAAGCTGACGGTCCGGTGGGTTACGGTATGCTACGTTTCGGAGAATAACATGAATCTACTGTGCAAAAAAACTTTGTGTAGGGCCCTTGTGCCTCTTATATTGTGCCTGGCTGGTGCCTTATTTGCAGAAGTCCCAATTTCCGGGAGGATCGACGATAGTTCGGCGTTCGGGAAAGGGCTGTTACAAGCAATGGAACCGGCTCTTACCCTTTTAGGTCGATTTCCTGTAGAGGCCTTTGAATCGGCCGGTATGCCCGATCTGCTTCAACCCTTTCGCGGGGTATCTGAGAATCAGGATGATGTGATCTGCTCCTATACAAATGGTGTTTCGCTTTTCTTTTTCGAAAATCGCGTGTGGCAGGTCCGCATTCAGCCGCCTTTTTCCCTTCCCTCGGCTATTGCCTTCGGCATGAAGAAAGAGGCGCTCTGTAACCTGCTGGGGGTTCCCTTTGCCGAGGACGAGGATTCGACGATCTATATGCTTCCCGACCAGGGTTATCCTGTTCGTATCCGTTTTTTCTTCGATGGGAAGGGTTTAAACGACATCTACATCTACCGAGCCGACTATTGAGACTATTGAAGGGAGAAAAAGAGTGCGGGCGCTTGTTATAACCGAGAGAAACGTCAAGGCAGCGGAAGCGTTGCTTGTAACATATCAATCCATGGTGGAGTGTGCCGAAATCCGTTTCGATCACCTTTTGCCGGAGGAACGGGAAAAAGCCTTGATTCTTCCTTCGTGCAGTGATTTGCCCCTTATTGCCACTGCCCGATTACCGAAAGACGGAGGCGTTTGGAAGGAAGGAGAAGAAGAGCGTATTGATCTCCTTCGCAAGGCAGCCGAAAGTGGTTTTGCATTTATCGACCTGGAGGTGGACCAGCCGCGGTCCCTTTTGCGAAATTTCGTTGAGCTTCTTTCCGGGTGTGGGGGACGCCTTATCGCCTCCTTCCATGATTTTACTTCCTTTACCGATGAACGCACTCTTTTCTCCAGGGTGGAGGAGGCGGAAGGCTTGGGTGCCATTCCGAAAGCGGCAGTAATGATCGACGGCAGCGTCTCTTTGCTTGCCTTTACGCGTGCTGCCTTGAAGCTGAAAGTGCAGCCTGCAGATCGTATTCTCGTGGCAATGGGGAACTTCGGTGTCCCCGTTAGAATAGCGTATCGTCATTTTGGCTCGATGCTTACCTTTTGTGCTCCCGCAGAGAAAATCGCCGCTCCCGGACAGCTTTCGGCCGAGGCGCTTACTTTCCCCTATGCGCTTTCTCGTATCAGTGAGAAAAGCCGCCTCTTTGGAATCATAGGCAATCCGGTACTTCATACGCGATCCCCTGAAATCCATAACAGCGCCTTTCGTTCCATCGGTTTCGACGGACTCTATATTCCCTTTCCAACCGACGATACGGCCGCTTTCATGGAAATTGCCCGGCTGCTGGAGATTGGCGGATTCAGTGTAACGGTCCCCTTCAAGGAGGAGATTGTCGGACGACTTCATGAGGTTGATGAAAGTGTTCGTGCAATCGGCTCCTGCAATACCGTGTTTCGGTGCGGTCATGAATTTCATGGAACCAATACCGATTATGATGGTTTCTTGGCTCCCTTAAAGGCCCGGATGGGAGAGAGGGGTGGCTGTGTCTTGATGATTGGTGCGGGTGGTGCTGCGCGGAGCGTCGCGGTTGCTCTTCGTTCACTTTTCGATTCCGTTGTTGTTGCCAATCGCACTCACTCCCGGGCACAGCGTCTGAGTGAGGAGCTTTTAGGTGCAAAGGGCCATGTTTGTTCGCCGGAGGAAGCCAACCTTCTCGGGCCC includes these proteins:
- the aroE gene encoding shikimate dehydrogenase, which produces MRALVITERNVKAAEALLVTYQSMVECAEIRFDHLLPEEREKALILPSCSDLPLIATARLPKDGGVWKEGEEERIDLLRKAAESGFAFIDLEVDQPRSLLRNFVELLSGCGGRLIASFHDFTSFTDERTLFSRVEEAEGLGAIPKAAVMIDGSVSLLAFTRAALKLKVQPADRILVAMGNFGVPVRIAYRHFGSMLTFCAPAEKIAAPGQLSAEALTFPYALSRISEKSRLFGIIGNPVLHTRSPEIHNSAFRSIGFDGLYIPFPTDDTAAFMEIARLLEIGGFSVTVPFKEEIVGRLHEVDESVRAIGSCNTVFRCGHEFHGTNTDYDGFLAPLKARMGERGGCVLMIGAGGAARSVAVALRSLFDSVVVANRTHSRAQRLSEELLGAKGHVCSPEEANLLGPYRAVVQTTSVGMSPHIDDDPLPSYCFTGDELVYDIIYTPEKTHFLQRAETAGCDIIGGKEMLLGQAERQFELFTGLRYPKDPEHRENF
- a CDS encoding tetratricopeptide repeat protein is translated as MRVRLLGKSGFYFWAVLSLPLLFVVSCQSSSPSVRSSTSVSPDGREELLEQLRQQVRIASPDSLRAVLSRIRTEGLDRSSAGVELFYVADRLYRAAYPMEEQQASLPAEPENSDFPRLFSEALSGAYPVVGEAHASFISLMVSTLSLLKAPVSYQDSSMPEGGERAAATAEQLIKLNSETVLPRYLLGRFEEANKEFDKAESYYQATLEKDAGCYPASEALGRIAFSRGEYEISAGYRKELLQRFPGQLILELQTLESYLAAGMVEDADILLADMIRRYPDNAVVVCKRPLLLELYGRYEQSSRLADALERSYGETQDLLLARARLLLQRNRNEDAVKLLAEGKDRYGTDPFFNAMYELTLLESGSTDTARQLLDENRGGQTSIAALVALLKQAMEQGQWQASEGYLTALFRADGRKAAYLRFGVQIASALGKGTVAISYARELSAKGGAPVGDRLLLAQSLLSFGTAGDQREASGLIETLLAREGTLNSGDRSRLLYLKSVVTDDPSQKLDLLRSALLEDLQNFDALLAIARLYRERGELKKAYRYFSQAAALRPEDLTVAGELEEVETKLGEADGPVGYGMLRFGE